In a genomic window of Mastacembelus armatus chromosome 3, fMasArm1.2, whole genome shotgun sequence:
- the ulk3 gene encoding serine/threonine-protein kinase ULK3 isoform X2: MASGSSFAPPKLRDFILTERLGSGTYATVYKAYRKGDSREVVAVKVVGKKTLNKASTENLLTEIEILKTVCHPHIVQLKDFLWDAENIYLILEWCSGGDLSCFIRSRRILPEGVARRFLQQIACALQFLHERNISHLDLKPQNILLSGSVLKLADFGFAQYMSPWDEKSILRGSPLYMAPEMVCHRQYDSRVDLWSVGVILYEALFGRAPFASRSYAELEEKIRSKQAIELPPGARVSKDCRDLLLRLLERNPDTRITFAEFFTHPFVDLEHMPSAESLAKAKELVLQAVQKDEQGDRPAALSLYCSALEHFVPAIHYETDRQRKDALRQKVSQYVSRAEELKALVASDNRLSFEEARTSRDVLREMSRDQPRLLAALKMASTAVAKEEHGLDDYEALDMYQQCLGELLLALAG, translated from the exons ATGGCCTCGGGCTCCAGCTTTGCTCCTCCAAAACTGAGAGATTTCATCCTCACAGAGCGGCTGGGCAGTGGTACCTATGCTACAGTGTACAAAGCTTACAGAAAG GGAGATAGTCGAGAAGTGGTGGCAGTAAAGGTGGTTGGGAAGAAAACTCTAAATAAGGCATCTACAGAAAACCTGCTCACAGAGATTGAAATCCTCAAGACTGTGTGCCACCCTCATATAGTTCAGCTCAAAGACTTTCTG TGGGATGCTGAGAATATTTATCTGATCCTGGAATGGTGTTCTGGTGGAGATCTCTCTTGCTTCATTCGCAGTCGCAGGATTTTACCTGAAGGGGTGGCCCGACGCTTCCTGCAGCAGATAG CCTGTGCTCTCCAGTTTCTTCATGAGCGAAACAtctcacacctggatttgaaACCTCAAAATATTCTGCTCAGCGGCTCTGTCCTCAAACTAGCGG ATTTTGGTTTCGCCCAGTACATGTCACCATGGGATGAGAAGAGTATCCTAAGAGGTTCTCCTCTTTACATGGCTCCTGAGATGGTGTGCCATCGCCAGTACGACTCCAGGGTTGATCTGTGGTCAGTAGGAGTCATTCTGTATG AAGCTCTGTTTGGGAGAGCACCGTTTGCATCAAGGTCATATGCTGAACTGGAGGAGAAGATCCGGAGTAAACAGGCTATTGAG CTTCCCCCAGGGGCCAGGGTATCCAAGGACTGCAGGGACCTTCTTTTGCGGCTGCTGGAGAGAAATCCAGATACCCGGATCACCTTTGCAGAGTTCTTCACGCACCCGTTTGTGGACTTGGAGCATATGCCAAGTGCTGAAAGTTTAGCGAAAGcg AAAGAGCTGGTCCTGCAGGCTGTTCAGAAGGATGAGCAAGGGGATAGACcggctgctctctctctgtactgcAGTGCCCTTGAGCACTTTGTCCCTGCTATTCATT ACGAGACTGACAGGCAACGTAAAGACGCCCTCAGGCAGAAG GTCAGCCAGTATGTGTCCAGAGCCGAGGAGCTCAAAGCCTTGGTGGCGTCAGACAACAGACTCAGCTTTGAAGAGGCCCGGACCTCCAGGGATGTCCTCCGAG AAATGTCTCGAGACCAACCGCGACTACTTGCTGCTCTGAAGATGGCCTCCACTGCTGTTGCAAAG GAAGAGCATGGATTGGATGATTATGAGGCCCTGGATATGTACCAGCAGTGCTTAGGAGAACTACTGCTGGCACTAGCAG GATGA
- the ulk3 gene encoding serine/threonine-protein kinase ULK3 isoform X1, whose amino-acid sequence MASGSSFAPPKLRDFILTERLGSGTYATVYKAYRKGDSREVVAVKVVGKKTLNKASTENLLTEIEILKTVCHPHIVQLKDFLWDAENIYLILEWCSGGDLSCFIRSRRILPEGVARRFLQQIACALQFLHERNISHLDLKPQNILLSGSVLKLADFGFAQYMSPWDEKSILRGSPLYMAPEMVCHRQYDSRVDLWSVGVILYEALFGRAPFASRSYAELEEKIRSKQAIELPPGARVSKDCRDLLLRLLERNPDTRITFAEFFTHPFVDLEHMPSAESLAKAKELVLQAVQKDEQGDRPAALSLYCSALEHFVPAIHYETDRQRKDALRQKVSQYVSRAEELKALVASDNRLSFEEARTSRDVLREMSRDQPRLLAALKMASTAVAKEEHGLDDYEALDMYQQCLGELLLALAAEPQGRRRELLHSEIKSLMTRAEYLKKHIKMQENQRDVSLDRESLADSVRSSCCLQ is encoded by the exons ATGGCCTCGGGCTCCAGCTTTGCTCCTCCAAAACTGAGAGATTTCATCCTCACAGAGCGGCTGGGCAGTGGTACCTATGCTACAGTGTACAAAGCTTACAGAAAG GGAGATAGTCGAGAAGTGGTGGCAGTAAAGGTGGTTGGGAAGAAAACTCTAAATAAGGCATCTACAGAAAACCTGCTCACAGAGATTGAAATCCTCAAGACTGTGTGCCACCCTCATATAGTTCAGCTCAAAGACTTTCTG TGGGATGCTGAGAATATTTATCTGATCCTGGAATGGTGTTCTGGTGGAGATCTCTCTTGCTTCATTCGCAGTCGCAGGATTTTACCTGAAGGGGTGGCCCGACGCTTCCTGCAGCAGATAG CCTGTGCTCTCCAGTTTCTTCATGAGCGAAACAtctcacacctggatttgaaACCTCAAAATATTCTGCTCAGCGGCTCTGTCCTCAAACTAGCGG ATTTTGGTTTCGCCCAGTACATGTCACCATGGGATGAGAAGAGTATCCTAAGAGGTTCTCCTCTTTACATGGCTCCTGAGATGGTGTGCCATCGCCAGTACGACTCCAGGGTTGATCTGTGGTCAGTAGGAGTCATTCTGTATG AAGCTCTGTTTGGGAGAGCACCGTTTGCATCAAGGTCATATGCTGAACTGGAGGAGAAGATCCGGAGTAAACAGGCTATTGAG CTTCCCCCAGGGGCCAGGGTATCCAAGGACTGCAGGGACCTTCTTTTGCGGCTGCTGGAGAGAAATCCAGATACCCGGATCACCTTTGCAGAGTTCTTCACGCACCCGTTTGTGGACTTGGAGCATATGCCAAGTGCTGAAAGTTTAGCGAAAGcg AAAGAGCTGGTCCTGCAGGCTGTTCAGAAGGATGAGCAAGGGGATAGACcggctgctctctctctgtactgcAGTGCCCTTGAGCACTTTGTCCCTGCTATTCATT ACGAGACTGACAGGCAACGTAAAGACGCCCTCAGGCAGAAG GTCAGCCAGTATGTGTCCAGAGCCGAGGAGCTCAAAGCCTTGGTGGCGTCAGACAACAGACTCAGCTTTGAAGAGGCCCGGACCTCCAGGGATGTCCTCCGAG AAATGTCTCGAGACCAACCGCGACTACTTGCTGCTCTGAAGATGGCCTCCACTGCTGTTGCAAAG GAAGAGCATGGATTGGATGATTATGAGGCCCTGGATATGTACCAGCAGTGCTTAGGAGAACTACTGCTGGCACTAGCAG CTGAGCCCCAGGGTCGCAGGAGAGAGCTGCTTCACAGCGAG ATTAAAAGCCTGATGACCAGAGCTGAATACCTCAAAAAACATATCAAG ATGCAGGAGAATCAGAGAGACGTGTCTCTGGATCGAGAAAGTCTTGCAGACTCTGTCAGAAGCT cctgctgtttgcagtga
- the LOC113122408 gene encoding growth arrest-specific protein 1, with protein MKCWCSALALLPWVLVAVDAQLICWQALLRCHNEPDCDLAYNQYLAACEGNIRGTRRQCPSHCINALIRLNHTRSGPDLETCDCAEDMECLSAKRAIEPCLPRRYPSDAGGIGCMEARQRCEEDSSCHTSLTAYLSYCGQLFNGRKCSSKCKATIQQMLFIPNGMLLNRCVCDGVERPFCEVVKENMSKLCSIGDHSVISDQPDVDDTYEDEDYDPKNDREDVYDDHSSASQRLSNCMALLFLPLVRILY; from the coding sequence ATGAAATGTTGGTGCAGCGCCCTGGCGCTTCTCCCATGGGTGCTGGTGGCCGTAGATGCCCAGCTAATCTGCTGGCAGGCGCTCCTTCGGTGCCACAACGAACCGGACTGTGATCTTGCCTACAATCAATACTTGGCAGCTTGCGAGGGCAACATCAGAGGGACGAGGCGACAGTGTCCGAGCCACTGCATCAACGCGCTGATCAGGCTAAATCACACCCGCAGCGGGCCAGACCTGGAGACCTGCGACTGCGCCGAGGACATGGAGTGTCTCAGCGCCAAGAGAGCCATAGAGCCGTGCCTCCCCCGCAGATATCCGAGCGATGCCGGGGGGATAGGGTGCATGGAGGCCCGACAGCGCTGCGAGGAAGACAGCAGCTGCCACACCTCCCTCACGGCCTACCTGTCATACTGCGGACAGCTGTTCAATGGCAGGAAGTGCTCCTCAAAGTGTAAAGCCACAATTCAGCAGATGCTGTTCATCCCAAATGGCATGCTGCTCAAccgctgtgtgtgtgatggggtGGAGAGGCCTTTCTGCGAGGTGGTCAAGGAAAACATGAGCAAACTCTGCTCCATAGGAGACCACAGTGTTATTTCAGACCAGCCTGATGTGGATGACACATATGAGGATGAAGACTATGACCCCAAAAATGACAGAGAGGACGTGTATGACGACCATTCCTCTGCTTCCCAGAGGTTATCCAACTGCATGgcacttctctttcttcctctggtGCGAATATTGTACTGA
- the cplx3b gene encoding complexin-3b, whose product MAFMVKHVVGGQLKNLTGGLTEEKAEGEKSEAAAQGMTQEEFEQYQQQLEEEKREREAQFAQKKAERATVRSHFREKYRLPKNETDETQIQQAGDDVVLPTELAKMIAEDNQEEAHKQSVLGQLSNIQNVDIDQLKDKAQATLEDLKKQTENCSLM is encoded by the exons ATGGCTTTCATGGTAAAACACGTGGTGGGAGGACAGCTGAAGAACCTGACAGGCGGACTGACGGAAGAGAAAGCCGAAGGAGAGAAATCAGAAGCCGCCGCGCAGGGGATGACTCAAGAGGAATTCGAACAATATCAGCAACAGTTAGAGGAGGAAAA ACGAGAACGAGAAGCCCAATTTGCCCAGAAGAAAGCTGAGAGAGCGACAGTCAGAAGTCATTTTCGAGAAAAGTACAGACTACCAAAG AATGAGACAGATGAGACCCAGATCCAGCAGGCTGGGGACGACGTGGTGTTGCCCACAGAGCTGGCCAAGATGATTGCAGAAGACAATCAGGAGGAAGCGCACAAGCAGTCGGTGCTGGGCCAGCTGTCCAACATCCAGAACGTGGATATCGACCAGCTGAAAGACAAAGCCCAGGCCACACTGGAAGATCTCAAAAAGCAGACGGAGAATTGCAGTCTCATGTGA